From the Opitutaceae bacterium genome, one window contains:
- the ybeY gene encoding rRNA maturation RNase YbeY — MSTQREILIRNRHPRLRIDTRAIRRVIALLDLHFRYTAADLPKVTPLARKRSQDPAASAVPPGELSIVLFDDKALALLHGEFLDDPTTTDVITFEGFAEAGSAGEICVSADTARRFSNAAGLDFSRELTLYLIHGWLHLAGYDDLEPSKKRRMRAAEKRALALVGDAIPQFSLKSARTPRPSARR, encoded by the coding sequence GTGAGCACCCAACGGGAAATCCTGATCCGCAATCGCCACCCGCGACTGCGCATCGATACACGCGCCATCCGCCGCGTCATCGCGCTCCTTGATCTTCATTTTCGGTACACCGCGGCCGACCTGCCCAAGGTGACACCGCTGGCGCGCAAGCGCAGCCAAGACCCGGCAGCCAGCGCCGTGCCGCCCGGGGAGTTATCGATCGTCCTCTTCGATGACAAGGCACTCGCGCTCCTGCACGGCGAATTCCTCGACGATCCCACCACGACAGACGTTATCACCTTCGAAGGGTTCGCCGAAGCTGGTTCCGCGGGCGAGATCTGCGTTTCGGCCGACACCGCGAGGCGTTTCTCAAACGCCGCCGGGCTGGATTTTTCCCGCGAACTGACCCTGTACCTGATTCATGGGTGGCTTCACCTTGCAGGCTATGACGACCTGGAGCCGTCCAAAAAGCGCCGCATGCGTGCCGCGGAGAAACGGGCGCTCGCCCTGGTCGGCGATGCGATTCCACAATTTTCACTGAAAAGCGCTCGCACCCCGCGCCCATCCGCAAGACGCTAG
- a CDS encoding TetR/AcrR family transcriptional regulator encodes MKPHISPTPAPEDPHPYAERILHAARERVFTRSNPVFTMDDLAGDLGMSKKTIYQFFPGKDAILGAIVESMGRSIHSQLEAIVSDESLRCPEKLSKAIGCVGLRLSKVSPTLLRILKREAPAVYQRMEELRRRNIPHFFGRILESGKHDGTLRGEVDTGFAAELWFHAIRGLMDPETLDRTQRTPQQTLQDAAAIFFQGVLSESGRALYRETLNKKAP; translated from the coding sequence ATGAAACCGCACATTTCCCCCACCCCGGCTCCGGAGGATCCACACCCCTACGCAGAACGGATTCTACATGCCGCACGCGAGCGGGTCTTCACGCGGTCCAACCCGGTCTTCACCATGGACGACCTCGCCGGAGATCTGGGGATGAGCAAGAAAACGATTTACCAGTTCTTCCCCGGCAAGGACGCCATTCTTGGTGCGATCGTTGAAAGCATGGGCAGATCCATTCATTCGCAACTGGAGGCAATTGTATCCGACGAATCACTACGCTGCCCGGAGAAGCTTTCAAAGGCGATCGGCTGCGTCGGCCTGCGGCTTTCGAAGGTTTCGCCGACGCTGCTGAGGATCCTCAAGCGCGAGGCGCCCGCAGTGTACCAACGGATGGAAGAACTGCGACGTCGCAACATCCCCCACTTTTTCGGCCGGATACTCGAGAGCGGCAAACACGACGGCACGCTCCGGGGGGAGGTCGACACGGGCTTTGCCGCAGAACTCTGGTTTCATGCCATACGCGGCCTGATGGATCCCGAGACCCTGGACCGCACGCAACGGACGCCGCAGCAGACGCTCCAGGATGCGGCGGCCATCTTCTTCCAAGGCGTACTGAGCGAAAGCGGACGAGCGCTCTATCGCGAAACCCTCAACAAGAAAGCGCCCTAA
- a CDS encoding ABC transporter permease, with protein MFRLALRMLFGDRAKYLMLVSGIMFATILITQGAALFCGIMSWTASTLRNVRSEIWVADPMVEQVGDNKPMRDTDVGRVRSVTGIAWASPLYQGLTQAKLPDGSSKLVTLIGIDATTLIGGPVHMVDGHIEDLRQPNSVIIDEYGTERLALPGGRKLGIGDTFELNDREARVVGICRAQRSFTGGPYLFTTYDRAVQYSPPQRKMLSFVLAGPAEGVTPEQAAANVRRETGLNAFTEPQFLWSTIWWYVANTGIPINVGTIVLIGFVVGVAVSGQTFYSFVLENMRNLAALKAMGTSNARLCAMLVLQSLSVGLIGYGIGLGVVSLLGNALLRLGKVPFLLLWQVPVVSLCAVLFICVLSALLGIYRVSRIEAAIVFRS; from the coding sequence ATGTTTCGCCTCGCCCTTCGCATGCTTTTTGGCGATCGCGCCAAGTACCTGATGCTCGTGAGCGGGATCATGTTCGCCACCATCTTGATCACTCAGGGAGCGGCACTCTTCTGCGGGATCATGTCCTGGACCGCATCCACCTTGCGAAACGTCCGCTCGGAGATTTGGGTCGCGGACCCGATGGTGGAGCAGGTGGGCGACAACAAGCCCATGCGGGACACCGACGTCGGCCGGGTGCGGAGTGTCACCGGTATCGCGTGGGCATCCCCACTCTACCAGGGCCTCACTCAGGCTAAACTTCCTGACGGCTCGTCAAAACTCGTCACGCTGATCGGCATTGATGCCACCACGCTTATCGGTGGGCCAGTGCACATGGTCGACGGCCACATCGAGGACCTTCGCCAGCCCAACAGCGTCATCATCGATGAATACGGGACGGAGCGCCTCGCGCTACCGGGTGGCCGCAAGCTGGGGATCGGCGACACGTTCGAGCTGAACGACCGTGAGGCACGCGTGGTAGGAATCTGCCGTGCGCAGCGATCCTTCACAGGAGGGCCCTATCTATTCACGACCTACGACCGAGCGGTCCAGTACTCACCGCCGCAGCGCAAGATGCTCTCCTTTGTCCTTGCAGGACCGGCGGAAGGGGTTACGCCCGAGCAAGCGGCTGCCAACGTCCGGCGGGAGACCGGTCTCAACGCGTTCACCGAACCTCAGTTCCTCTGGTCCACCATCTGGTGGTATGTGGCGAACACGGGAATACCCATCAATGTCGGCACCATTGTCCTGATCGGTTTTGTCGTAGGCGTGGCGGTCTCCGGCCAGACCTTCTATTCGTTCGTCCTAGAGAACATGCGGAATCTGGCCGCGCTGAAGGCGATGGGCACAAGCAACGCGCGACTCTGCGCCATGCTCGTGCTCCAATCCCTCTCGGTCGGCCTCATTGGCTATGGGATCGGACTCGGTGTGGTGAGCCTCCTGGGGAACGCCCTCCTGCGGCTCGGGAAGGTGCCCTTCCTGCTCCTCTGGCAGGTGCCGGTGGTTTCACTCTGCGCCGTTCTCTTTATCTGCGTGCTCTCCGCCCTCCTCGGGATCTACCGCGTCTCCCGGATCGAGGCCGCAATCGTCTTCCGCTCCTAG
- a CDS encoding ABC transporter ATP-binding protein — protein sequence MNSAPAPSCCDETYALRLAGVEKSFGSGDSITRALRHTDFEAKRGELLLLVGPSGCGKTTLLSILAGTLVADAGEVNVLGHALHRQSEGQRTHFRSTHLGFIFQQFNLIPTLSIAENVAVPLLIQGRSLAEAIAKASEILSKVGLGERVREFPNKLSGGQQQRVAIARALVHEPPLIVCDEPTSALDKENGHRVMELLRNVARDPRRTVIVVTHDPRVYHFGDRMAEMEDGRIFRVLNSNAEILASHAHS from the coding sequence ATGAACTCCGCACCCGCACCTTCCTGCTGCGACGAGACCTATGCGCTTCGGCTCGCAGGCGTTGAAAAATCCTTTGGTTCCGGCGACTCAATCACGCGCGCGCTCCGCCACACTGACTTTGAGGCGAAACGCGGCGAGCTCCTGCTTTTGGTCGGACCTTCGGGTTGCGGCAAGACCACCCTGCTCTCAATCCTCGCTGGAACGCTCGTCGCGGATGCGGGCGAGGTAAACGTCCTCGGCCACGCCCTTCACCGGCAAAGCGAGGGCCAGCGCACGCATTTCCGGTCGACCCACCTCGGCTTTATCTTCCAGCAGTTCAATCTCATCCCGACCCTTTCCATCGCCGAGAATGTCGCCGTGCCGCTACTCATCCAGGGCCGGTCCCTGGCCGAAGCGATCGCCAAGGCCTCCGAAATCCTCTCGAAAGTGGGCCTGGGCGAGAGGGTGCGGGAATTTCCAAACAAGCTTTCCGGGGGGCAGCAACAACGCGTGGCCATCGCACGCGCCTTGGTGCACGAGCCGCCGCTGATCGTCTGCGACGAGCCGACTTCCGCGCTCGACAAGGAGAATGGCCACCGGGTGATGGAATTGCTGCGCAACGTGGCGCGCGACCCGCGAAGGACAGTCATCGTCGTGACGCATGACCCACGCGTGTACCACTTCGGCGACCGAATGGCCGAGATGGAAGACGGCCGCATCTTTCGAGTTCTGAACTCCAACGCGGAGATTCTCGCCTCCCACGCCCATAGCTGA
- a CDS encoding HDIG domain-containing protein, whose amino-acid sequence MPKPPMSLLDKLRALPGQAAQPLRMRKTAEVSGTVEFLETSPLVALLIFIATVAAIVLITFVGVTTANLPVLPNQISPVHITASESFSYDSSLKTAAVHERVRNQVPRVFRLDLSLLQRFEADVATLLTNLAEVEKEIASLPAPERAAKLSAVVDTFDAAGPYRATIDDIEDLLSAGDAGKRAELVGHGLSVLREVSEEGVQDEQTFGNRSEVGNLSVFQIARPSGDVVQRPVQTMEEALTLLRVNLGAEGLPRDTANALFRLLRNGLAPNLVFDTDATFRLQEQAVARIPTVAVNVERGQILVERGNRVSPEQYEMIEAHRKYRLEHSTSENEEGLELFGRILLVLAMVMASVFYIRLEDRETLQSNGRLGLLALVVIANLAFVRLTHWAGGLNYFLSHTTAASLLPYFAPTALAPLIVAILIDAGSAIFMALLISIFTSVIYGNRLDLLVLTFLASMVGIFCCRQVRKRGAVVRAAGLGGLVVATFALLIGIIEQQAFFSAPYTVPKQMLAGLSTGLLTGIMVVGILPVIEGLFKRTTDITLLELTDFNHPLLRRMQMEAPGTYHHSLVVALLAENAANAIGANPLIARVCSLFHDIGKIKKPEYFTENQRDRANPHDENNPSLSALIIKAHVKDGVDFAVKHRLPRAVIDSIQQHHGTSLIRYFFQRALRDKAGTTPVAAGETRSPFGSSAGERVCETTYRYDGPKPQTREAAIIHLADGVEAASRSLRKVTPQHLGELIDQIFRDRIEDGQLDEAPVTLEELTKVKSSFNFTLLNMLHGRVGYEQQSAAPEGPRPQSASS is encoded by the coding sequence GTGCCCAAGCCCCCGATGTCACTTCTCGACAAACTTCGCGCCCTTCCGGGACAAGCCGCACAGCCGCTTCGCATGCGAAAGACGGCGGAGGTCAGCGGTACGGTTGAGTTTCTTGAAACGAGCCCCTTGGTGGCACTCCTGATTTTCATAGCGACTGTCGCCGCCATCGTCCTCATCACGTTTGTCGGCGTTACCACCGCGAACCTGCCTGTTTTGCCCAATCAGATTTCCCCGGTGCATATCACGGCTTCGGAGTCCTTCTCCTACGATAGCAGCCTTAAGACCGCTGCAGTCCACGAGCGGGTGCGGAATCAGGTCCCTCGCGTCTTTCGCCTCGACCTGTCGCTGCTCCAACGTTTCGAGGCCGACGTCGCCACGCTTCTGACCAACCTCGCGGAGGTCGAGAAAGAGATCGCCTCGCTCCCGGCTCCTGAACGCGCCGCAAAACTCTCGGCTGTCGTGGACACCTTCGACGCCGCCGGCCCGTACCGTGCCACCATCGACGACATCGAGGACCTTCTGTCAGCTGGCGATGCGGGGAAACGCGCCGAGTTGGTCGGCCACGGACTCTCTGTCCTGCGAGAAGTTTCCGAGGAAGGCGTCCAGGATGAACAAACCTTCGGCAACCGCAGCGAGGTGGGAAATCTTTCCGTGTTCCAGATCGCACGTCCAAGTGGCGACGTCGTCCAGCGCCCCGTCCAGACAATGGAGGAAGCCCTCACGCTCCTGCGCGTAAACCTCGGGGCCGAAGGTCTGCCGCGCGACACGGCGAACGCGCTTTTCCGCCTCCTTCGCAACGGGCTCGCCCCCAATCTCGTGTTCGACACTGACGCCACGTTCAGGCTGCAGGAACAGGCCGTCGCTCGAATCCCCACCGTCGCAGTGAATGTCGAGCGGGGACAAATCTTGGTGGAGCGCGGAAATCGTGTCTCTCCGGAGCAATACGAGATGATTGAGGCCCACCGGAAGTACCGGCTCGAGCACAGCACCTCGGAAAACGAAGAAGGCCTCGAGTTGTTCGGCCGAATCCTCCTCGTGCTCGCGATGGTGATGGCGAGCGTCTTCTACATCCGGCTCGAGGACCGGGAAACGCTCCAGAGCAACGGTCGCCTCGGCCTGCTCGCCTTGGTCGTCATTGCTAACCTCGCATTTGTCCGCCTCACCCACTGGGCCGGCGGCCTCAACTACTTTCTGTCCCACACGACAGCCGCGTCCCTCCTCCCCTATTTTGCGCCGACCGCCCTCGCGCCGCTCATCGTCGCCATCCTGATCGACGCGGGATCCGCCATTTTCATGGCGCTGCTCATCTCAATTTTCACGAGTGTCATCTACGGCAACCGACTTGATTTGCTCGTGCTCACGTTCCTCGCCTCGATGGTCGGCATCTTCTGTTGCCGACAGGTGCGCAAGCGCGGCGCCGTAGTCCGGGCAGCCGGACTCGGCGGACTCGTCGTGGCGACGTTTGCCCTCCTGATCGGGATCATCGAACAACAAGCCTTTTTCAGCGCCCCGTACACCGTGCCAAAACAGATGCTCGCGGGGCTCTCCACGGGACTTCTCACGGGCATCATGGTCGTGGGCATTTTGCCGGTCATCGAAGGCCTGTTCAAACGCACCACCGACATCACGCTGCTTGAGCTAACCGACTTCAATCACCCGCTCCTGCGTCGCATGCAGATGGAGGCACCGGGCACCTACCATCACTCGCTTGTGGTCGCCTTGCTTGCCGAGAATGCGGCAAACGCGATCGGCGCAAACCCGCTGATCGCCCGAGTCTGTTCCCTTTTCCATGACATCGGCAAAATCAAGAAGCCGGAATATTTCACTGAGAACCAACGAGACCGCGCCAACCCGCATGACGAAAACAACCCCTCGCTGTCCGCGTTGATCATCAAGGCCCACGTGAAGGATGGAGTGGATTTTGCAGTCAAGCATCGCCTGCCACGCGCCGTCATCGATTCGATCCAGCAGCACCACGGCACCTCGCTGATTCGCTATTTCTTCCAGCGCGCGCTTCGCGACAAGGCGGGGACCACCCCGGTGGCCGCGGGAGAAACCAGGTCGCCTTTTGGCAGCAGCGCAGGGGAACGAGTCTGCGAAACCACCTACCGTTACGACGGCCCCAAGCCGCAAACCCGCGAGGCGGCCATCATTCACCTCGCCGACGGCGTCGAGGCTGCCTCCCGCTCCCTCCGCAAGGTGACCCCCCAGCACCTCGGGGAACTGATTGATCAAATCTTCCGCGACAGGATCGAGGATGGCCAGCTTGACGAGGCACCGGTCACCCTCGAGGAGCTGACGAAGGTCAAGAGCAGTTTCAACTTCACGCTGCTCAACATGCTTCATGGCCGCGTGGGCTATGAACAACAGTCGGCGGCCCCGGAGGGCCCGCGGCCACAGTCGGCTTCCTCGTGA
- a CDS encoding helicase C-terminal domain-containing protein, translating into MQIDLDARLVRLSAGEFSEFFLGPSSSEGTPSGLWRAQLGTQWHRTLRSQVEDTTPGAFFEVPLAGELVRRGWRIAITGRIDQWLPGDPACLREVKTTTRELPIGEEELRALYSAYFHQLGIYLALLSTGDLQRPDGRTAGEVRAELYFIEVSSGLAQVVPFTHDDERRCEAQLERLCTFLDARLRSRERLRSLALRPAFTNWRPGQETTSADLLASWSRRPIVFFEAPTGFGKTGVMLEAALARMRQGDADRLIYLTSKTTGQLQVMTTLGRMTATTDGGEASLSLWRMRPRQEHCVNTLYRCTPEACLYLNGIEERWPESGLSRFFLVPGHARDLPALREAGKAARICPYEITRAALPFCEVWIGDFNYLFSPSVAPVFLEQPGFDPGRTLVVIDEAHNLPSRAADARSHVFSSPDTSAVVSLLQGQRAPGPLTQAWDAWSWRLSCIKRTDTFSLAYEEDLSDQLRDLAQRTQEYPVDTAAWPAPLLEAYWAPARFAAESKEASFPRLWWAPEEGRLLATCLDAAAAIGPTLRGFAGVLLASATLGPTEDFRRACGLEATPGYDEAPPASAEPARPERLGKLSKRATTALLKQLHTGASLLRESDEQERLAPAYVQAHAPWRAEAYRVAIDVRVDTRYQQREAFAPDTAETVCALVSAAPDAFPCVPAFFPSFAYAERIAALCSRTNIRIALQPRSADTAALERWLDICLAQRVALLLVLGSSLAESVDLLGGRTSHAMVVGPALPEVNAVQRAKLALRPGETKEQAFRRVYQVPGMQRVNQALGRLVRAPGQTAHVLLHCRRFADPSYLTLLEPEYQHAQTIAETSELGTWLTSTHLRDND; encoded by the coding sequence GTGCAGATAGACCTGGATGCGCGCCTCGTTCGGCTCTCCGCAGGCGAATTCTCCGAATTCTTTCTCGGACCCTCAAGCAGCGAGGGCACGCCCTCCGGACTCTGGCGTGCCCAACTTGGCACACAGTGGCACCGGACGCTCCGCAGCCAGGTGGAAGACACAACCCCGGGTGCCTTTTTCGAGGTACCGCTCGCGGGCGAGCTTGTTCGGCGCGGCTGGCGCATCGCCATCACAGGACGCATTGACCAATGGCTTCCGGGAGATCCTGCCTGCCTGCGGGAAGTGAAGACCACCACGCGCGAGCTTCCCATCGGTGAGGAGGAGTTGCGCGCGCTCTACTCCGCGTACTTTCATCAACTCGGGATCTACCTCGCACTCCTTTCCACGGGAGACTTGCAACGGCCCGACGGACGTACCGCGGGCGAAGTGCGGGCGGAATTGTATTTCATCGAGGTTTCAAGCGGACTCGCCCAAGTCGTGCCCTTCACGCACGACGATGAGCGGCGATGCGAGGCGCAACTCGAGCGTCTTTGCACCTTCCTGGATGCACGCCTTCGCTCCCGCGAGCGACTCCGGTCGCTGGCGTTGCGGCCGGCGTTCACAAACTGGCGTCCGGGGCAGGAGACCACGTCGGCGGACCTCCTCGCATCGTGGAGTCGACGCCCGATTGTCTTCTTCGAGGCACCGACAGGCTTTGGCAAAACCGGCGTCATGCTGGAAGCCGCGCTTGCCCGCATGCGCCAGGGTGACGCGGATCGCCTGATCTACCTCACCAGCAAGACCACCGGCCAACTCCAAGTCATGACGACTCTCGGGCGCATGACGGCAACCACCGACGGCGGCGAAGCCTCTCTCTCGCTTTGGCGAATGCGTCCGCGGCAGGAACACTGCGTCAACACCCTCTATCGTTGCACTCCCGAAGCATGCCTCTACCTGAACGGCATCGAGGAGCGGTGGCCCGAGAGTGGCCTCTCACGGTTCTTCCTCGTACCCGGGCACGCACGCGACCTACCTGCGCTGCGCGAAGCGGGAAAAGCAGCCAGGATCTGCCCCTACGAAATCACGCGGGCCGCACTTCCTTTCTGCGAGGTGTGGATTGGCGATTTCAACTATCTGTTCTCGCCTTCAGTGGCACCCGTGTTCCTGGAGCAGCCGGGGTTTGATCCTGGGCGCACCCTGGTCGTCATAGACGAGGCGCACAACCTCCCCTCCAGGGCGGCGGATGCACGCTCCCATGTTTTTTCAAGTCCGGACACATCGGCTGTCGTCAGCCTTCTTCAGGGGCAACGCGCGCCCGGCCCCCTGACACAGGCCTGGGATGCCTGGTCCTGGCGCCTCTCATGTATCAAGCGTACGGATACATTTTCACTCGCCTACGAGGAGGACCTTTCGGACCAGCTCCGCGATCTCGCCCAAAGGACGCAGGAGTATCCCGTTGATACGGCGGCGTGGCCCGCCCCCCTGCTCGAGGCATACTGGGCACCCGCCCGGTTCGCGGCCGAATCCAAGGAGGCGTCGTTCCCCCGCCTGTGGTGGGCACCTGAAGAGGGACGTCTTCTTGCCACCTGCCTCGATGCCGCCGCCGCCATCGGCCCCACCCTTCGTGGTTTCGCCGGTGTTCTTCTGGCCTCTGCGACTCTCGGGCCCACCGAGGACTTCAGACGGGCGTGCGGTCTCGAGGCAACGCCTGGCTACGACGAGGCGCCTCCAGCCTCCGCGGAACCAGCTCGCCCGGAACGACTCGGCAAGCTCTCCAAGCGCGCCACCACCGCGCTCCTGAAACAACTTCACACCGGGGCATCACTCCTCCGTGAAAGCGACGAGCAGGAGCGTCTCGCACCTGCCTATGTGCAAGCGCACGCGCCGTGGCGGGCCGAGGCCTACCGGGTCGCGATCGACGTGCGCGTCGATACCCGCTACCAGCAACGGGAGGCGTTTGCCCCGGACACGGCCGAAACAGTGTGCGCACTGGTATCGGCGGCGCCGGACGCCTTCCCTTGCGTACCCGCGTTCTTCCCCAGTTTTGCCTATGCCGAGCGTATCGCCGCGCTCTGCTCCCGAACGAACATCCGCATTGCACTCCAACCACGCTCTGCAGACACCGCAGCCCTTGAGCGCTGGCTCGACATTTGCCTCGCGCAACGCGTCGCGCTGTTACTCGTGCTGGGCAGCAGCCTTGCCGAGTCGGTTGACCTATTGGGAGGACGCACCTCGCACGCCATGGTCGTCGGGCCGGCTCTTCCAGAGGTCAACGCCGTCCAACGAGCCAAGCTCGCCCTTCGGCCTGGTGAGACCAAGGAGCAGGCCTTCAGGCGTGTGTATCAAGTCCCCGGAATGCAGCGGGTAAACCAGGCGCTGGGCAGGCTTGTGCGAGCACCAGGGCAGACCGCGCACGTGCTGCTTCACTGCCGTCGCTTCGCCGACCCGTCCTACCTTACGCTTCTTGAGCCTGAGTACCAACACGCCCAGACAATCGCCGAGACGAGTGAATTGGGGACATGGCTGACAAGCACACACCTCCGCGACAATGACTAA
- a CDS encoding DUF502 domain-containing protein, protein MHDQTPPPGRFATVRNAFISGLLLLAPLAVTWWVFAWLFEKVGGGFRDHFFFFVPTSLREYQWVWNILATLIVFILITILGLVSRYVLGQYFGGIAQRFILHIPGVNSVYTTVKQIVDTFGSQSRNSFSQVVLVEFPRKGAWTLGFLTSKTQGEAQAKAGRELWAVFVPTTPNPTGGYMLLLPPEEVIPLEMSVGEGMKMVISGGAVVPGISSSRPPIQG, encoded by the coding sequence ATGCACGACCAGACTCCGCCTCCCGGCCGCTTTGCCACGGTGCGCAACGCCTTTATCTCAGGCCTGCTGCTTCTCGCCCCGCTTGCAGTGACGTGGTGGGTGTTTGCCTGGCTCTTTGAAAAGGTCGGCGGCGGATTCCGCGACCATTTCTTCTTTTTTGTTCCTACCAGCCTTCGCGAGTACCAGTGGGTCTGGAACATCCTGGCGACGTTGATCGTGTTTATCTTGATCACGATCCTCGGCCTGGTCTCGCGCTACGTGCTGGGGCAGTATTTTGGCGGCATCGCGCAGCGCTTCATTCTCCACATACCGGGCGTGAACTCCGTGTACACGACGGTGAAGCAGATTGTGGACACCTTCGGTTCGCAAAGCCGCAATTCCTTCAGCCAGGTCGTGCTCGTTGAGTTTCCCCGAAAGGGAGCCTGGACGCTGGGTTTCCTCACCAGCAAGACACAGGGGGAGGCCCAGGCCAAGGCAGGTCGGGAGCTCTGGGCCGTCTTTGTGCCCACCACGCCCAACCCGACAGGCGGTTACATGCTCCTGTTGCCGCCGGAGGAAGTCATCCCCCTCGAGATGTCGGTCGGCGAGGGCATGAAGATGGTGATTTCGGGTGGAGCTGTGGTTCCGGGAATCTCTTCTTCTCGTCCGCCCATTCAGGGCTGA